CCCGGAACACCTGGCCGGGATTCTCAAGATTCCCGTCGACAGGGCCGATACTCCGGACGAGCGGGGGTGGAGGACCGAGTGGACCTCCGCGGCCGGGCTCGCAAGGCTGCTTCCAGGAGGAATCAATTTCCTCGAGCCGGCCAACGCGGGCCTGGCGTACCGGATCGCCGAGGCAATTCCAGAGAAGCTGGCGCTCGGGGCCGCCGCGCTCCTCCTCGTGTCGTTGGCGCTCCCCGCGCAGGTGACGCTGGTGCGGGAGCGGCAGCGCGTCGCGGCGATCGAGTCGGAGATCGCGAGCATCGCGCCGCACCGGTCGCAGGTGGAGCACTTCCGCGCCGCGAGGCGGCTCGAGGAGCGTTCGCGGGTCCTCCACGCGCGGCTCTCCGCGGGGTCGCCCGAGTGGTCGGAAGTCCTGCGCGACCTGAGCCACCGCGTGGGAACGGACGCGAGGCTCGTGTCGTTCGCGCTCGTGGAGCCGGCGCGCGCGGACGGCGTGGCGCTGCCGGTGGCGGCTCCGGTCGCCGGGGAAACCGGAAGGAGGGTGCGGATCGACGGCTTCCTTCGCCGCGACGGGTACCGCTCGGAGCGGGAGCTCGCGCGCCTCATGGCCTCGCTCGAGCGATCGCCGTGGTGGAAGGACGTGAGGCTCGTGTCGGCCCAGGCGCTCGGACCGGGCCGCACGCGGTTCACGCTCGAGGCGCGGATCTCGGAGGAATCGTGAACACGAGCGCGCTCTTCCGGAATCCGCTGACGAGGCTCCTGAGCCTCGCGGGGATCCTGATCGTGTCGGTGGGATTCGTCCGGGTGCTCTACGTGGAGCCGCGGACGCGCGAGGCGGCGGCGCTCGACGCGCGGCGCGCCGGGCTCGAGGCGCAGCTTCAAGACCTGACCCGCGGCGTTTCGGAAATGGCGGTTTGGTCGAAGGAGCACCCGGGCGAGGACGCCATGAAGGCGCGCCACCGGAAGGCGCTTCCGGCCCGCGCGATGGTCCCGGCCTTTCTCGAAGCGCTCGATGCGATCGCGGAGCGGCACGGGATCGCGACCGAGAGCATCACGCCGGCCGAGACGATCGAGGACGTGTCGGCGCCGGACGAGGCGGGGAGGCCGGTCGCGCTTCGTCGCGCGGAACTCCGGTTTCGGATCTCGGGGAGCTACCGCGGGCTCGCGGCGTACGTGAAGGACGTGGAGTCGCTGGATCAGCTCGTGCTGATCCGGTCGCTGGACCTGAGGCTCGACCCGGCGCGGTACCCGGGTCTCGCGGCCGACGCGGTGTTCTGGGTGCACGGGATTCCCTGAGGGCGCATGAGGAAGTTCCATCGGGACCAGCAGCACCGGAGGACGCGGCTTCTCGTTCTGGGCGCGGCGCTGGTGATCACCGTCCTCTGGGCGCATTCGGAGACCAGGCCGCGGTCCGGCTCCCACGGCGGCGGCGGCGGTGCGAAGGCGAGCAGCGGAATCGCGGTCGCGGTGACGACGGCGGCGGCCGCGGCGGCCGTGGATGAGGCCACACCGGAAGGTTGGGGAGCGGATCCCTTCGATCCGCGCCCCCTGGGTTCGACCCCGGTCACAACAGGGAGGTGATTCGGATGGGCCAGGAACGCGCGGGCGCGAGAGTGCTGGTGGTGGACGACGAGCCGGATCTCATCCGGGTGCTCCAGTTCGGGCTCCAGGCGAGCGGCTACACCGTGGAGTGCGCCTCGGACGGTCAGGAGGGTCTGAAGAAGGCGCGCGAGTCCAAGCCCGACATCATCCTCCTCGATCTCATGCTGCCGAAGCTCGACGGCTACAAGATCTGCCGCCTCCTCAAGTTCGACGACCGCTTCAAGCACATCCCCATCATCATCCTCTCGGCCCGCACCCAGGAAGGGGATCAGGCCCTGGCGCTCGAGATGGGAGCGAACCGGTTCATCGCGAAGCCGTACGAGTTCAGCGAGATCCTGGGACACATCGAGGCGCTGCTCAAGGAAGGCTCCTCCGTCCGCCCCTGATTCGAACGCGCCGTGCGCGCTTGACCGGACCGCCCGGATCACGTAGCGTTGTCGGGCGGTTTCCAGGCGTGATCCTTCCCCGCGACATTCGAGACGATCCGTGAAGAGTCAGACCCAGCGGAACACCGAAGCTACCGGACCCCGCGCGTCCGGCGAGCCCCGGATCTTCGACAACATCCTCCAGACCGTCGGGAACACCCCGATGGTGCGGCTGAACCACGTGGCCAAGGACTGCCGCGCGACGGTGGTCGCCAAGCTGGAGGCCTTCAATCCGGGCGGGTCCGTGAAGGACCGGATCGCCATCGCGATCGTGGACGAGGCGGAAGCGAAGGGGCTCCTTCGCCCCGGCGGCACGATCGTCGAAGCGACGTCCGGCAATACCGGGACGGGGCTCGCGATGGTGGCGGCCGTCCGGGGCTACCGCTCGGTGCTCTGCATGCCCGACAAGGTGAGCCGCGAGAAGATCAACCTGCTCAAGTCCTTCGGCGCGGAGGTCGTGATCACGCCGACGTCGGTGCCGCCGGATTCGCCGGAGTCCTACTACGAGGTGGCGAAGCGGATCGTCCGCGAGACCCCGGGCGCCTATCTCGCCAATCAGTACTACAATCCCACGAATCCCGAGGCCCACTACCGCACCACCGGTCCCGAGATCTGGGAGCAGACCGGTGGGAAGATCGACTACTTCGTGGCCGGGCTCGGGACGGGCGGGACCATCAGCGGCACGTCCCGCTACCTGAAGCAGCGGAACCCGAAGATCCAGACGGTCGGCGCCGATCCGATCGGGTCGATCCTGAAGGACTACTTCGACACGAAGAAGGTCATCCAGGCCCGTCCCTATAAGGTAGAGGGAATCGGCGAGGACTTCTTCCCCGGGACGCTGGACTTCTCGATGATCGACGAGATCATCGCGGTCAGCGACAGCCAGTCCCTGAACCTCGCGCGGCGGCTCGCGCGGGAGGAGGGCATTCTCGCGGGAGGCTCCGCCGGGACCGCGCTCCACGCCGCCCTCCAGGTGGCGCGCCGCGCCAGGCCGGACCAGCTCGTGGTCGTCCTCATCCCGGACACCGGGGAGCGCTACCTGAGCAAGGTGCACTCGGACGAGTGGATGCGCGACAACCACCTCCTCGATTCGAGCGCGGTCACGGTCGAGGAGGTGCTGAAGGGCAAGGGGAACCACGTCCCGCCGATCGTCTCGGTCACGTACGACGAGCCCGCCTCCCGCGCGCTCGCCCTGATTCGCGAGTTCAACATCTCCCAGATCCCGGTGCTCAAGGACGGGAAGGTCGTGGGCGCCGTCACCGAAGGCGCGCTCCTCACCAAGGTCCTGGACGGCACCGCGAATCCGGAGACGCGCCTCGAGTACCTGATCGAGAAGGCGCTTCCGACCGTGTCGCTCCACGAGCACCTGCCCCGCGTCATGAAGCTCCTGGTGGAGCGGAACGCCGCCGTGGTGGTGGACGACTCCGGACGCCCCGCGGGCGTCATCACGCGGTTCGATCTCATCGAGTACATCAACTCCTGACGTGGGCTTCTCGACCGACGCCATCCACGCCGGGCAGGAGCCGGACCCCACCACCGGGGCCGTCACCACGCCCATCTACCAGACCTCCACCTACGTCCAGGAAGGGCTGGGGAAGCACAAGGGCTTCGAGTACGCCCGCACGCAGAACCCCACGCGGATCGCCCTCGAGAAGAACGTGGCCGTGCTCGAGCGGGGCCAGGAGGGGTTTGCGTTCGGCTCCGGAATGGCGGCGACCTCCGCGATCACGCATCTGCTCCGGGCCGGCGACCACGTGGTCGCCTCGAACAACATGTACGGGGGCACGTACCGGCTCTTCGAGCGCGTGATGCGCGGGTTCGGGCTCGACTTCTCCTACGTCGACACCTCGAACCTGGACCAGGTGGGGCGGGTCTTCCGGGAGAACACGAAGATGCTCTTCGTCGAGACCCCGACCAACCCCTCGATGATCATCTCGGATCTCCGGGCCCTGGCGGCGCTCGCGCGGTCGCGCGGGGCGCTCCTCGTCGTGGACAACACGTTCATGACGCCGTACTTCCAGCGCCCGATCGAGCTCGGCGCGCACCTCGTGGTGCACAGCACGACGAAGTACCTGAACGGCCACAGCGACATGGTCGGCGGAATCGTCGTGTCGAACGACCCGGCCTCGAGCGAGCGGCTCCGCTTCCTCCAGAACGCCGTTGGAGCCGTGCCCGGCCCGTTCGACTGCTGGCTCGCCCTTCGCGGGATCAAGACGCTCGCGGTGCGGATGGACCGCCACGAGTCGAATGCGCGCGCGATCGCGGCGTGGCTGGCGAAGCACCCCAAGCTGTCGCGCGTCCTCTACCCCGGCCTGCCGGATCACCCCGGGCACGAGCTCCACCAGAAGCAGGCGAGCGGGTTCGGCGGGATGATCGCGTTCGACGTCGGGTCGATCGAGAACGGGGCGCGGGTCCTTCCGCGGACGCGCGTCTTCGCGCTGGCCGAGAGCCTGGGAGGGGTCGAGAGCCTGATCAGCCATCCCGCCACCATGACCCACGCTTCCGTCCCCCGAGAGGAGCGTGAGAAAGTCGGCCTAACTGACGGATTGATAAGGATTTCGGTCGGCATTGAAGACGTCGGGGACCTCCTCCAGGACCTCGAGCACGCCCTCTGCTGCCTTTGATTTCGAAACGCCCCCGAAACAGAAAGTCTTGACAGCCCCGGCGGAAGTCCTTAGTTTACCGCCCGTTCTTGCCGCGGGGGGTCCCGGCGGCGGAAACCTATGACTGACGACAACCACCGATCCGCCCCGGCACCGCTGTGACCAGTGGTGTTTTGCTTTTATAGAGGTGGTTCGATGTGGAACGCTGGAAGACCACGAGGGATACAATCGTTCAAGGGAAGGGAGGTGATCGCGGAATGAAGAAGTTCCTGACCATCACGCTCGTGTTCGTGTTCGCCATCGCGCTCGTCCTCGCCGTCGGTTGCGCCAAGAGGGAGCAGACGACGACCGAGGGCACGTCGACCATGGACCAGCAGATGGAGCAGCCGGCTCCCGCCGATACGATGTCGATGCCGGCCGCGGGAGATACGACGACCGTCATCACGCACTGACCGGTTCACGTTGCGGTGTCGTGACTGAGGCATCGCTACCGTCACCCCGGGCTTGAGGCAGTTCGCATAGAGTAGCGTGTCGGGTTTGGAGGGGAAGCGAGCGCACCCGCGCCGCTTCCCTCTCTTTTTGCCCGGGAGTCCGGGCCACCGGGGGGTCCCGGCGCCGCTCGAGGAAGGGCGCGGCAACGAAAGGAGCGCGATGGCGGCAGGCGACAATTCGTTCGACATCGTCTCGGACGTCGATCTGATGGAGGTCTCGAACGCGGTGCAGCAGGCCGTGAAAGAGATCCGCCAGCGGTTCGACTTCAAGGGAAGCGTGAGCGACATCAAGCTCGAGAAGGAAGTGCTGACCCTCGACTCCGACGACGAGACCAAGCTCAAGGCCGTGACCGACATCCTCACGACGAAGCTCGTGAAGCGCGGCGTTTCCCTGAAGGCGCTCGAGTACGGGAAGATCGAGCCCGCCGCCAAGGGATCGGTCCGGCAAAAGGTCACGATCCGCAAAGGGATCCCGTCCGAGAAGGCCAAGGACATCGTAAAATTCATCAAGGGGACCGGGATCCGGGTGCAGGCCCAGATCCAGGAGGATCAGGTCCGCGTCACGGGAAAGAAGCGCGACGACCTCCAGGCGGTGATCCAGGCCGTGAAGGGGAAGGACTTCGGACTTGATCTCCAGTTCACGAACTATCGCTCCACCTAGCCGGTCGGGCGCGGTGCTCGCGGTCGCGGTTCTCGCGGCGGTTCTCTTCAGCACGCCCGCGGTCGCCCGCGACTGGCCGAAACCCACCGGCCACCTCAACGACCTGGCCCACGTCGTCGAGCCCGCCTACCGCGACTCCATCGAGGCCCTCGCCCGCGAGGTCGCCGAGAAGGTCGGCCCCCAGATCGCGCTCTTGACCGTTCCCGACCTCGGCGGCGAGAACATCGACGCCGCGGCCGAGGAGGTCTACCGCCAGTGGGGGGTCGGGCGGAAGGGCAAGGACGACGGCGTCCTGATCCTCGTCGCGGTCGCCGAGCGGCGTGTGCGGATCGAGGTGGGCTACGGACTCGAGGGGATTCTCCCCGACGGCCGCGCGGGCGGGATCATCCGGAACGTCATGGGACCCGATCTGAGGCAGGATCGCTACGGCCCCGGGCTCCTCCGCGGGACCGAGGCGATCGCGGGCGTGATCGCCGACGAAGCCGGAGTCACGCTGGAGCGCCGGGGTGCCGTGAGCGCGCCGCCCTTGCCTGTGCGACCGAGGACCTCCGGAGCGGGTCTTCTCGGACTCATGCTCTTCTTCCTCTTCATCGTGATCGTCGTGAGCGCCATCGCGTCGCGCAACCGGCGCACGCGCGGGTGGGGGGACTGGAGAACGAGGCGGCGGCGCGGATGGTACGATCCGTGGGGCGGCTTCGGCGGCGGGCTCGGCGGGCTCGGCGGCTTCGGCGGACTGGGCGGCGGCGGCGGTCTCGGCGGCGGCGGCGGCTTTGGCGGATTCGGTGGAGGCCGGAGCGGCGGCGGCGGCGCGAGCGGCGGGTTCTAGGGGAGGGCGCGGATGATCTGGTCGAAGTCGTTCGATCCGAAGGGCGCGGCGCTCGCCGCGACGGAAACGGCGCGGAAGGCGGCCGGGACGAGCCTGCTCGGGGCCACGCTCTACGGGAGCGCCGCACGGGGGGACTTCGATCCCGCCCACTCCGACGTGAACGTCGCGTTCGTCTTCGAATCCCTCGGCCCCGCGGAGCTGGAACGGCTCCGGCCGGTTCACGACTCGTGGACGCGGCTTCGCGTCTCGCGTCCGCTTCTCGTCTCGCGCGAGACCCTGGGCCGATCGCTCGACGCGTTCCCGCTCGAGTACCTCCTGATCCGCGAGTTCCACACGCCTCTTCACGGCGAGGACTTCTTCCGGGACCTCACGATCGAGCGCGGCGCCCTGCGTCAGGAAGTGGAGCGGACGCTTCGCGCGCAGGAGATGGGGCTCGCCTGGACCTACATCGCCCTCGCGAGCACGCCCTCCGGGGCGCGCCACTGGGCGGCCCGCTCCGGGACCGCGATCGGCGCGTCCGCGTCGGGGCTCCTCCATCTGGCGGGCCAGCCGGTCCCGGCCACGAGGCGTGAGCTCGCCGATCGGTGCCGCGAGCGCTTCGGGATCGACGAGGAAGGCGCGCGGATTCTCTCCGAGCGGCGCGCCGGGAGCGCGGGACACCTCGAGGCCTCGCGGCTCCTCGCTTCCGCCCAGCGGCTCTTGACGAAGCTCACCGAGGCGGCGGACGCCCTGACGGGCGGCCCGTCCGCGTCCACCCAAGGAGGGATTCGCTGATGGCATCGCGCATGAACCCGCTCGTCGTCGTGCTCCTCGTGCTCGGCGGGCTCCTCGTCGTGGCGCTCATGATCGCCGGATATGTCCGCGGCACGTACAACGACCTCGTGAGGCTGCAGGAGGCGAACCGCACCGCGTGGTCGCAGGTGGAGAACCAGCTCCAGCGTCGGAACGACCTGATCCCGAACTACGTCGAGACCGTGAAGGGGTACGCGAAGCAGGAGACCACGATCTTCACCGAGATCGCGAACGCGCGTGCGCGGATCGGCGGCGGCGGATCGATCCAGGAGCGGATGGAGGCGAGCAACCAGATGT
This window of the Candidatus Eisenbacteria bacterium genome carries:
- a CDS encoding PilN domain-containing protein, which codes for VGVASFADTLRSIVVPGQGTVALGAEEADRLLFTCGVPRPDRDGLAPDRVPVAAVSVMLRPVLERLVRELWNSLDYVHEQFQGEAVARIRLMGAGAAIPGLPEHLAGILKIPVDRADTPDERGWRTEWTSAAGLARLLPGGINFLEPANAGLAYRIAEAIPEKLALGAAALLLVSLALPAQVTLVRERQRVAAIESEIASIAPHRSQVEHFRAARRLEERSRVLHARLSAGSPEWSEVLRDLSHRVGTDARLVSFALVEPARADGVALPVAAPVAGETGRRVRIDGFLRRDGYRSERELARLMASLERSPWWKDVRLVSAQALGPGRTRFTLEARISEES
- the pilO gene encoding type 4a pilus biogenesis protein PilO → MNTSALFRNPLTRLLSLAGILIVSVGFVRVLYVEPRTREAAALDARRAGLEAQLQDLTRGVSEMAVWSKEHPGEDAMKARHRKALPARAMVPAFLEALDAIAERHGIATESITPAETIEDVSAPDEAGRPVALRRAELRFRISGSYRGLAAYVKDVESLDQLVLIRSLDLRLDPARYPGLAADAVFWVHGIP
- a CDS encoding response regulator, which produces MGQERAGARVLVVDDEPDLIRVLQFGLQASGYTVECASDGQEGLKKARESKPDIILLDLMLPKLDGYKICRLLKFDDRFKHIPIIILSARTQEGDQALALEMGANRFIAKPYEFSEILGHIEALLKEGSSVRP
- a CDS encoding cystathionine beta-synthase gives rise to the protein MKSQTQRNTEATGPRASGEPRIFDNILQTVGNTPMVRLNHVAKDCRATVVAKLEAFNPGGSVKDRIAIAIVDEAEAKGLLRPGGTIVEATSGNTGTGLAMVAAVRGYRSVLCMPDKVSREKINLLKSFGAEVVITPTSVPPDSPESYYEVAKRIVRETPGAYLANQYYNPTNPEAHYRTTGPEIWEQTGGKIDYFVAGLGTGGTISGTSRYLKQRNPKIQTVGADPIGSILKDYFDTKKVIQARPYKVEGIGEDFFPGTLDFSMIDEIIAVSDSQSLNLARRLAREEGILAGGSAGTALHAALQVARRARPDQLVVVLIPDTGERYLSKVHSDEWMRDNHLLDSSAVTVEEVLKGKGNHVPPIVSVTYDEPASRALALIREFNISQIPVLKDGKVVGAVTEGALLTKVLDGTANPETRLEYLIEKALPTVSLHEHLPRVMKLLVERNAAVVVDDSGRPAGVITRFDLIEYINS
- a CDS encoding cystathionine gamma-synthase; its protein translation is MGFSTDAIHAGQEPDPTTGAVTTPIYQTSTYVQEGLGKHKGFEYARTQNPTRIALEKNVAVLERGQEGFAFGSGMAATSAITHLLRAGDHVVASNNMYGGTYRLFERVMRGFGLDFSYVDTSNLDQVGRVFRENTKMLFVETPTNPSMIISDLRALAALARSRGALLVVDNTFMTPYFQRPIELGAHLVVHSTTKYLNGHSDMVGGIVVSNDPASSERLRFLQNAVGAVPGPFDCWLALRGIKTLAVRMDRHESNARAIAAWLAKHPKLSRVLYPGLPDHPGHELHQKQASGFGGMIAFDVGSIENGARVLPRTRVFALAESLGGVESLISHPATMTHASVPREEREKVGLTDGLIRISVGIEDVGDLLQDLEHALCCL
- a CDS encoding YajQ family cyclic di-GMP-binding protein gives rise to the protein MAAGDNSFDIVSDVDLMEVSNAVQQAVKEIRQRFDFKGSVSDIKLEKEVLTLDSDDETKLKAVTDILTTKLVKRGVSLKALEYGKIEPAAKGSVRQKVTIRKGIPSEKAKDIVKFIKGTGIRVQAQIQEDQVRVTGKKRDDLQAVIQAVKGKDFGLDLQFTNYRST
- a CDS encoding TPM domain-containing protein — encoded protein: MLAVAVLAAVLFSTPAVARDWPKPTGHLNDLAHVVEPAYRDSIEALAREVAEKVGPQIALLTVPDLGGENIDAAAEEVYRQWGVGRKGKDDGVLILVAVAERRVRIEVGYGLEGILPDGRAGGIIRNVMGPDLRQDRYGPGLLRGTEAIAGVIADEAGVTLERRGAVSAPPLPVRPRTSGAGLLGLMLFFLFIVIVVSAIASRNRRTRGWGDWRTRRRRGWYDPWGGFGGGLGGLGGFGGLGGGGGLGGGGGFGGFGGGRSGGGGASGGF
- a CDS encoding LemA family protein, yielding MASRMNPLVVVLLVLGGLLVVALMIAGYVRGTYNDLVRLQEANRTAWSQVENQLQRRNDLIPNYVETVKGYAKQETTIFTEIANARARIGGGGSIQERMEASNQMSSALSRLLVIIENYPQLKSSENFMRLQDELSGTENRISTERMRYNEAAQIYNVRIRQFPANLVASSFNFGPQPLFDAPAAAEQAPRVQF